The nucleotide window tgtaaaaaacaaaaacaaaaaaaacacccaaattgcaggttttttggtcacctgagcccaaaaaattggtataaaaaagggatcaaaaagtcgcatttaccccaaaatagtaccaataaaaacctacagctcgtcccgcaaaaaataaaccctcacaccacttaatcgatggaaaaattaaaacgttatggctggcAGAATgtagcgacacaaaacaattgaattttttttaactagttttttatttttatttataaaagtcgtaaaacatagaaatttggtcATATCAAccaatagaataaagtgaacatgtagtttttaccatacAATGAATGCCGTAATAACGAAACCCCACAAAAAATGGgtcaatcgctgttttttgcccatttgaccccacaaaggatttttttttttcgtttcctcatacattatatggtacaacaaatGGTGACAAGAAAATCTgctacttgtcctgcaaaaaacaagcactcatgtgCCTATGtcgataaaaaagttatggcttttggaaggcagggaggaaaaaacgaaaatttaaacatttaaattgcctgcggtgggaaggggttaattacataTTGCACAGGCCAATTATTGAGCAAatgatcgttcatctgctgatcgtatcgttttaaaaaattaaaatattatcgttgtcggcagcgcatctccctgtgtaaatgagatgataatgtacggggacgagcgatcggagtaacgagcggtcGTCCCttcacatagctccttgtgatttgaacaaacgagcgccgatcaactaaacggtcttgttgatcggcgctcgttgcatcggCCGGTTAAAGAAGACCTTTAGTCCGCTCAGTGCTCATAACTACCATTCATGCACAGTTCACTACATAAAGAACAGGGAATGGGGACAGTAGGGGCCCTGCTGCCAGAGACCCAACATACTTTAAAAAAAGGACATTGACATTTCATAaatgttttcttgaaatatcccttTACGGAATTGACCTTATGGACTTTACAACCAGATTTTACAGTTATATAGTATCAGgagcaagcgcaggattttgtaaaGGGGGGTTTCCAAACACATACTTTTTAAACCAAGACCAAGCTATTTTCGCCACGCTTCCACTACCCTCTGATTTTTATGCTACGGGTATTGGTCTGCACGTATCCAgcagcctagccctttatattaaAAGCTCGCATAAAAAGGACTAGGCTAGTGGATATGTGCGTACAACTACTTGTAGTGCAAAAACtagcgtagatagtgccgcactccgttcccctgtagatagtgacacccactgtcccctgtagataatgctacagtgcccatgtagatagtcagACACACTGCTCacgtagatagtgcgacacactgcccatgtacatagtgccacacactgccccctgtaggtagtgcaacagtgcccttgtagataatgccacaccctaatATAGTGTGCGGCACCTTTTAGGTTATTGCAGGCTGTGGAGAGGTTGTCTCTTTACATTTAGCCTCTGCCTCACTTGTAAAATGTCTGTTTTGAGCAGCTTCAGACTCTATtacggaatatatatatatatatatatatatcacacacggaCTGAGTACTCCACTCTTCTATAAGGTGACTTGTACTAACCacactatacatttttttttatatatatatatatatatatatatatatatatacatatatatatacaaacacatatatatacatatagagaatGTGGTTAGTACAAGTCACCTTATAGAAGAATAGAGTACTTTGtccgtgtgatatatatatatatactcagtaATAGTCTGAAACTGCTGAAAACAGACATTTTACAATATATAGCTGTGTACTTGCACGGTCAGCAGGTCAGTAATGTGGAACCTATCTACCTACTGACTTTCAAGCTTGGCCACCCACCTTCATCCCGGGTCTGTGGTCAGTGCCAAGCTGCATTAAGACATTGTGGCTGCTGGAGCATCGCCACCTCTACGTATACGTATATCACTTTCAATGGCTGGGGATGTAGAATAGGGACAGGTCCAACCTTTCCAGCACACTTCGTTTTTCTTTATtataaaatacatttcagtacacagccccaggaacattaTCATAACTGTCTGCTATTCCTGTGTCTGACAAATGCAATATTCAGGCGTTACCCATGACACAGCTATCTGcagttgccactagggggagctcactgtatacagtTGATAAGACTCCCATGAAGTCCATTACTAGCTGTATACATTCAGAAGCAGTTAGCTCTCCCCCCACCCCCCCAAGTGGTGACTGTATGAAgccagaattatataatttatcaaCTCAGAAACAAAGCTGTctatacagatatattatgaaGTTAATCAGCACTGAATTTTTTAACCTACAAAAGAAATGGTGGATATTTAAGGAAGTCTGTCAGATGTTTTATGGCTACTAAGCTAATACCGGTGCTGGGTAGGAGACCTGAACACATGTACAAACATACCTTTGTGGCCGCAGAAAAGTTTAGCAgtacagagggaaaaaaaaaaactttgatagCGTATGTCAATGAGCTCACAAGTGCCCAGAGGGTGATCCAAAGTACGACAAGTGCGCCAGCTCTAATGAGTCCTGCCCAACGCCTCCCCCTTGGTCTTGATTGACTGTTCCGCTGACATATACGTGAGTTTTCAGTGCCTAAGACTGGTGTTGGGCCGTTTTCACTCACGATAGCTGGAGGACTTGCTGGGTTTAGGACCGCCCTCGGAGCACAAGCGAGCTCATTCACAACCTcattacgtttattttattttcggTCATTAAAGGGGGAGCATGGCTTAAACGTATCACTAGGTCAAAAGTCTGTTTCTATTAAATACTGCTAGCCGCGACTCTAGAttttaaaattttatatataaagaATTCAGAAATCAGTAAGAAAATAGTAGATGCCAGTGTGAAGAGCCGCTAAAAAGTGTCTCTCGCGTTGTGGAAGACCCAGCACGTGTTATGTAGACagcgcattgattttaatgggaactgtgtaatgcttaaaatGGAATTTCCGTGGACTTTGATATTGATTGCCTAACCTTAGACTAGGCCATGAATATAAGATCAGTGGGGTCCAACTATTAGCACCCTAAATGATGAGCTGACCGAAGAAGAGTCTGGTGCCTGGTGATGAAgcgcagtcccattcacttgcaaTATCGGGCAGAGCTGCTTCaaaatgtatggcgctgtgcctggtaaacaatgaaggggacgtgGGGCTGACCAGAGTGCCGCAGCCCTTTCACTTAGCGCACTTGTTGGGTGGTGGGAGTTGGACCCCTCACCAATATGATATTAATTGgcaatcctaaggataggccatcaatatcaaagtccagGAAAACCACTTTCTCTCTGTGGTGGagttgcaggggaattgaacacttgctgatgGATTCTCCTACTTATCAGAGGATGcttttaacaaaaagggattgtccaaagtgggcaAGCCCTTTAAACAACAATCGTTAATTATgaaagatattaaaataaatggtaaacttttttttttgtgtgcaaataTACAAATTGTTATGATGGTCATGTCACTGAACGCCCACAAGTTTCATCAGTGTGTCTTGATCTTCACAACAAACTTCAGGCTTCTCCAGGCAACCACGGAACATCTAAATATGATGCTGCAGAGTTCTAAAGATGCCCGGGTGGGCTGATAATCACAGTTGGCAGTTCCTTCTGAGTGTTGTTAAGGCGAGATCTAGGATGACTCTTCTTCAGTCAAAAACTGACTGCTATCATGTCATTGGGGAGCTTGGTAGAGGGACgtttggaaaagtactgaaagCTCAGAAGAAAGAAACAGGACAACTAGTGGCCATTAAGGTGATCAAGAATGATCTATTAAGGAGCCGCGTTATTAAGAATGAGATCAAGCTGCTTAAAATAATCCAACAGGTTAACACAGATGCATCTCCTCTTATACGTTTCTTTGAACATTTCAATGTTCAAGATAAATTCTGTTTGGTCTTTGAGCTTCTGCAGCAGAACTTGTACGAATACCAAAAAGAGAACAGGTTTGCCCCAATTCCTGTAAGACACATAAGGACAATTACAACTCAAGTTTTAGAAGCCCTTTCCAAGTTGAAAGAGCTCTCCATTATCCACTCAGACCTAAAGCCAGAAAACATAGTGCTGGTTGATCAAGTAAGATATCCATTTAGAGTTAAAGTGATTGATTTTGGTTCTGCCAGCATCTTAAGTGAGGTGAAACATGTGACGGAACCATACATACAATCCCGTTTCTACAGAGCTCCCGAAATTCTCCTTGGTCTGCCTTTCTGTGAGAAGTTGGATATGTGGTCTCTTGGTTGCGTTATTGTCGAGCTCCACTTTGGTTATCCACTTTACCCTGGGAACAATGAGTATGACCAGATCCGATACATATGCGAGACACAAGGGTTGCCCGACAATTATTTGTTGAATGCCGCAAGTAAGGCCTTCTACTTCTTTAAGAACATGGTAGACACCCAAAGAAGAACCCAATGGAGGATCAAAACTGAAGAAGAATATCAACTGGCAACCAAAGGGAAACCTGTTGAAAGAAGGAAATTTGTTTTGAAATCTCTAGACCAAATAGAGTTATTGTATACTCCTCAATCCTGTTACCCAGAAGTTCTAGCCGAATACTGTGACTTGAGGAACATGGTGGATCTCATGAAGATGATGCTGATGTGGGACTCGAACAAGAGGATTCACACTAATGCAGCTATCAAACATCCTTTCATTTCTCTCCAGAATTTGAAGCTACACCATAAGAACACAAAGTACTACCAGCTGTCAAAACAGTGccaatatgatgccacacaatatgcGCAGACTTTGAATAATAGCATGCCACCAGAAAGGCGTTATGGTCTTTGGTCTCCTAATTATTACCATGGTCCGATAATGAACAACTTTACTGATGGATATGAGGTTGAAAAGGTGATAGAGCAGATGAATGACCTTCACATTGAAAAGTCTACTGAAGAAGTGAAGGTGACACACGAAGCTACATCCCATCAGGAGCCAGCAGGCCATGAAGACCTCCCACACCTACGTGACTCAACATGTCACACCAAGTCAAGAAGGAAGATGGTGACAACTCGGTTGGATAATTATCAGACCTCAAAAACTTCTATGTCTCCTCAATTCTCAAAATCAGATCGGtgtttttcaaatctactttttaTTCGAAAGCAAACCCCAGATCCTGCAATCAAACATGGCCACAAGGAGATCGCCATCATCAACACTGTTTCTTTATATCCAGGCAAATTCAACGTAGAAGACCACACTGCCTTAAAGAAACTAGAGGTGAATGCATTATATAGATTTACATATCTGTGTTAGCTTATATGCCCTATTCAGTAGAgtctgtccgttttgcgtccgcaaaaaaggaCCGTATTTTAActctgtgtggcatcagtgtgctttccgtgtggcatcagtttttcacatccgtgtatctgcacttcctgtgttgttttttctcataatttctttagcaatttTAGCAgtacgtgtgctgtctgtgtttttcacacacccatagacttcaatgggcgaggtGGTCCGCAAAAACGAACCAAAATAGAACATGCGGtgcgttttagggtatgtgcacacacaaaataaaaaacttctgaaaacacggagctgttttcaagggaaaacagctcctgattttcagatggtttttttaagccacccgcgattttcgatgcgttttttacggctgtttttctatagcgtctatgaaaaacggctccaaaaatggctgaagtgacatgcacttctttttcgcggccgtttttttacgtggccgttttgaaaaacggccgcgtaaaaaacggcccgtcggaacagaacgccgtttttcccattgaaatcaatggccagatgattggaggcgttctgcatccgatttttcagccgtttacggcccgaaaaacgtctgaaaacactccgtgtgaacataccctcacacaacAGACACAAGCTGTGTAAAAAATCACGCACGTGTGATTAGCCCCGTTGATTTGCATTGGTCAGaatctgtcagttatttcaacagaCAGCACACCGACGTAAAATACCTTAGTGTGGATGAGGCCCGAGACTGACGTCTTATATCATCAACTTGTCCATTTGTAAAATGACTCCTGTAGTGCTGCTTAGTTCAACTTTTaagagaaaacagcccctgattttcacacgttttttgagcaactcgcgtttttcacgtccgtttttggagtctataagaaaacggctccaaaaacgtccaaagaagtgtcctggcacttctttgacgaggcagtcattttacgcgtcttcgtttgacagctgtcaaacgacgacgcgtaaattacaggtcgccggcacacccattcaaatgaatgggcagatgtttgccgacgtattgtagccgtattttcaggcgtaaatcgaggcataatatgcctcgcttacgcctgaaaataggtcgtatgaacccagccttagtgtcgtTATCCAGTAGTATGGATAGGCATATGTTCAGAACAAGCAAGTTGTTTTAACTAGTCATTTTATCTACAGACAAAAACTAAGAAAAACAGCACAGCTCCCCCAATGGGAAGAGTCAGAGACTGCaaggacaagtggatgactgacaTAGAAGAACAGGGTGACCAGGATGTGCGTGTCGCTGCAAGTCACATAATGGCCTACTTTACCGACAGTACGTCTGACCTGACACAGACCAGATGACGTCATAGAAGCCCATCCCGGAGCTCTTCACCTGCTGGACTTCAGGCATTTACAACCCTCTTGTTTCACCAAAAAGAAATATTATTTGATAAATGCATGCATCAAGAATGAGAATATTAATATTTTGTCTACTTTAAAAGACCAAaaagcacacaaaaaaaacccaccATGTAAAACATGATGTCTCCTGGTTATTATTACTACCGTTATCTGTGTTAATGCGTTTATTTACATTTTCATAAGGAGATTCAGGCTAAAAAATAGAGATGGACTTTTTTCAAACGTAAAATGGCATTCCTCTTTTCAGGTGGTATCTCTTCGAAAGGGAGTATACCTTATGGACAAGTgaatggagcggagctgcaatatcagattgAGCCCAAGGACAACAGTGGCAtggtttctaaataaaaagcaatcTCTTTTTGTCTATACCatatattccctttaaagggtatgTACAGAAAGGTCAGATTTGCAATGGAGAACTCCGACCCAAAGACACCACAGGGAACTCCCgattgatttggtgcagattttgggcCGGATTTTCTGTTGGAAAGAAGATGGGGAAAAAgcggggccgattctagcttttctgctacccgaggcgaaaatttaaatggcacccccccagattttgattgacatccccctgtctgttctacatcactagcagcctcctccaactcttgtggatgTGCAAAATACACCTCGCTGCAaggtgcatgcccaagtagtacaaaacAACGGCGCATTCGAGAAAGTTtgtggagactggtagtgatgtataacagccagggggatgtcaatcaaacatggaaagttgggtttggaggcaggactatgtgactcttgagGATAGGGGCattgccccatgaccctttaatgagtaattagcatatagcgtgcgccgttttaaaagttgattttatagatttttctgcatctgaaaaaagaaaaaaagggaatGTTTGTTAATATTGTCagctcatgtattaccgcatggtggcggttcaaggggttaaaactaccagacaggttcaactaattgaaaacaattccatctgccctgtaattttgttattataaatatatcctatataattacagctccagaaccaagatctaagatatacggctccagaagccagctcaatacatatatacagcatcagaacagatctcagtacatatatacaataccagaaccaagctcagtacatatatacaacaccaaaaccaagctcagtacataaatacagcaccagaaccaagctcagtacataaatacagcaccagaacaaagctcagtaaatatatacaacaccaacacaaatacagctcaattttgtgcaacccctgccgtataggcttgtacggcgtaaaactacagctcccagcatggcccgaacaattgtaaggatatgctgggagtttctgtttcacaacaaaaaaatcataccacccatcatctcgctgcagatcatacagtgactacattactgattagaggcagaataaacatttacattaagtgactcaccggtgactagatcagattctagttgttctttttctcctccttcatccggtccagacctctatgacgacttctcccggccacgacccatttctgcagtttgccgctcagatgtcttcagcttctcacttttcaagcatttctgcacctataaacgaagataaaattctcatgatgccacacactgcaccccaaatataaatataatagtgccatacactgcgcatctaattataatagcataatacactgtccctgattataatagcaccaaacactgtgtcccacacactgggcaccctgtagatagtgccccctgtaaatagtgcctcccatagatgcccctgtggacagtgccccccatagctagtgccccacatatagtcccctgtagatagtgcctcacatatagccccctgtatataatgccccacatgtatatagtgcctcacatagcccccctgtagatagttccctacatatagccccctcaatAGATTGTGCCCAACAAATAGCCCTCCCCTCccatagataatgcaacacactttttaaagaaaaaaaaaaaactttacatactcaccttgatccccttCCCGTGCCGTCCTGttccaatgcaggcctgctctcttctgagcagatctGCTGCAGCTGAACGATGCAACCGACACAATGACGTTATCGCGCCGCTTGCACcgttgaaaggctctgattggcagggcagaatgacttcccccgccaatcagcgttgtCGAAAGCTGCGCGCGTTGTCGAAAGGCGCTGGTTGGCGgggagtcattctgccctgccaacatcattgtaaggcgctgaatggtcgggcatggaacgtgcccagccattcagcatTTAtgtgtaattgtacctgcattcaattagatgcaggtacaattagtgcagtagGTATTTGTTGGAAATTTTTACTtccctattgaactcaatggagaaaAATCCCAACAAATATGCAACAATTCCACAGCATATTTTTCCATGCTGCGGAtgtaaaaatctgcaccgcaggtcaatttctgcagctTGTAGATCAGATCTGTTATACCTCATCCACTGTGCTGCCCTTgttatacgctgcagattttccacctgcaactACGAGTATGCGGGAAAAGAAACATAAAGAGTCATGTATATATCCCACCCATAGAGCTGGCAGCTGAAACCCTCAGTGATATCAACTTATTGTCTGGAGTTTCATCTGCGTCCGCTACAGAGCTAACGTGGTATTATCAGACGCCCATTCAAATAAGGAGTCGGACATGTAGTACATGGCTGGGCCGAATCCTCTACAGCAAGAACCACTTTTTGCAGTGGCTCTCTTCTCTGGGAGTGGGGTCCCAAGCAGAAGAAACCCTTCTATGACATCCATTTGCACTGTGACTGACCGATAAAGAGTACCAAGATATTGCATACAACAAAGTCATGTAGgtatcaataattttttttttattgaagtaaaTTTAGCATTCACACTACCAGTATACTGAATGAGACCAGCTCGGTCATAATTCACACAACACATTTACTTTATCCCAATACCATCAGACTAATTGATTTTTGCCCCTAAAAAGTCTCAGTTCCATATAAAgttcagatgtctccataacacagGAGGTATATTTGTTCTTGCAGAGAAGTTGCAGGGAGCAGCACACGCACGACTGTGGTAGTGAAAGACCCCAATATTGCCCTCAATCTAAATACGAGAAGGTGCTGACCTTGCAGTGGTAACAGAAGATGATCAAGGACAAGTCCTTAGAAAGTGCTACAGTGGTGAAAGTTTTCCCACCACTGATGGTAACGGAAGACGGGAGAAATCAGTGGATCTAATACTTGTGCTCTCATTTTGATCAGGTTTGGAAGCTCTCCACAATGTCAGGATTTCCAGCTGTTTGGAAGCTCCACTGGTGTAGTCCTTAGAAGATGCACTTTGTTTTGTAGGATGTCAAGGAGTGGATTACGTGGCTATAATTGGAGTTCCAGTCTCTCAAAAACACGGCTTCCAGTTGTTTCTGCAAAGTGTTTGTGGCATTGGCAGTGCAGGTCTGATTTACCACTAGGGCAGATCCTGCTGTGCGGGTGAAATAATTTCCACACCAGTTGGACGTACCTGGGTGGACACAAAGCCTCTGTCAGTAATGGGATAACAGGCAGGACAATCTTAATCAACCAGAGCTTAATCATCTGCATAGATTTTAGTTCAACATAAATAATCTATGTCTATGGTGTAAAACACAATCAGTTCCGAATGAAAGGAAATCACCGCTTATTatattgagaaaaaaaatcttttaaaaaaaattaataaaatgtgtccaggagtaaacaaaaaaaaaaaagttttgcttCCCCCCTATACAGCGTTACTCTTGTCTATGGGATGCCTGATATTGCAAGTCAGCCCGAATCACTTGAAtgaggttgagctgcaatacccgtCACAGCCCatgtacaagagtggcgctgtgtctgggaaatgaaaaaaaaaaccaggccttttcttttactttaaatatcagaaaacccctttaattctttgGCTAGCTTTAAATGCAACATAAATTTTACACAAATCTTATCTACACTAGCTGTGCAGATTAATGCAATTTATTGTACGCGGTTATCAGCAATTAGAAGCTAGAGGTAGGCTGAGTGTATCGTTTAATAGAACTGAAGAGATCATCAGTCTGAGAAACTCCAGAAATATTTGTGAGTGATGGTATCAGTTAAAATATACGGTATAATTCCTTTAATCCAACATCTGATATTCCAGCACAACCGCAGGATAATGTAGAATTTCACAAGATCAGAAACTGAAGACTTTGCAAAAGGGAATTTAGAACATTTCTCTGATTGAAAATAAGAAGCAGATTTTGTTTCAATGTTTTATTTTGGGATTTCTTTTTAAAAGTTTCTCACCCCTTACAAGTGagttgtatatatttctgtggccatctgataatccagcacctatAATGTTCCCAATGATTCTCATATAATACTGCAATTATTCCTCTCCATAGAAATACACATGCAgggttatgcctcgttttacgcctgaaaatagggctccaatacgtcggcaaacatctgcccattcatttgaatgggtttgctgacgtattgtgcagacgacctgtaatttacgcgtcgtcgtttgacagctgtcaaacgacgacgcgtaaattgactgcctcggcaaagaagtgcaggacacttctttgcaacgtaatttgagccgttcttcattgaagtcaatgaagagcagctcaagatttacgagcgtcacagacgcctcgcataatgcgaggaggagcttttacgtctgaaacgaggcagctgttttctcctgaaaacagtctgtcttttcagacgtaaaagcctctcatcgtgtgcacataccctaagggggcaTAGGGAGAGGCAGTTTCTGCACCCATACTGTATTACATCTCTTACTACACAATCAAATCCATGTGCCAGGATAAATCGGCCGCTCTTCAATGTAGTGGCAGATGCTCGGAGCAGTGAGCCCCTGTTTCCATTTGTTGTCAATAAGCAGGTACCTATCCAGCCAACCGCTATTTAAGAGGTTgttcaggataaaaaaaaaaaaaaaaggatctgcgctttttccagaaacagcgctactCTTGTCCATGTGCTGCGTCTGGTCTTGCCACTCAAACATTCAAATCAATGTGGCTGAGTTGCcatgccagacacagcccacggACAAAAGGAACGCTGTTTCTTTTCTGACAACTCTTTTTAGACttgcttaaaagggttgtcttgagaagacaacccctatccatatgccctattaaggtATATGGATATCATCGAGGGGGTCCCTCTATGAGCTCTCTGTAAGAGCAGCTCCAGTTCTGACAGACTTAAGCCGTCCTTGTATTACATGGACgggcattcatctgaatggccaccatTTAATACTACATACTTCAGTATGCATGACTTCCCCCATAAGATCAGCTGATCAGCCACATTTTGAAATAGGGgtctctgatgagacaacccctttaatatatgaaTCTAGCTTTATAGGTCTTGTGCCCAATAACAGGaattggaaaaaatgttttgcttCGAAAATTAAAGAGGTTAGCAAAATAATTGTGGACCCTTGGTCTGGGGCATTAACACCATTGTGATCTGTAACACCCAAAACATAGCGCTGCATTATGACTTTTCTTACCTATGTAAGCCACTCTGTCGGTCACCATATACTTGTTGTGATTCACACGGGCAAAGGGGATCATCTTCTGCTCTGGAGATAC belongs to Rhinoderma darwinii isolate aRhiDar2 chromosome 8, aRhiDar2.hap1, whole genome shotgun sequence and includes:
- the HIPK4 gene encoding homeodomain-interacting protein kinase 4 gives rise to the protein MPGWADNHSWQFLLSVVKARSRMTLLQSKTDCYHVIGELGRGTFGKVLKAQKKETGQLVAIKVIKNDLLRSRVIKNEIKLLKIIQQVNTDASPLIRFFEHFNVQDKFCLVFELLQQNLYEYQKENRFAPIPVRHIRTITTQVLEALSKLKELSIIHSDLKPENIVLVDQVRYPFRVKVIDFGSASILSEVKHVTEPYIQSRFYRAPEILLGLPFCEKLDMWSLGCVIVELHFGYPLYPGNNEYDQIRYICETQGLPDNYLLNAASKAFYFFKNMVDTQRRTQWRIKTEEEYQLATKGKPVERRKFVLKSLDQIELLYTPQSCYPEVLAEYCDLRNMVDLMKMMLMWDSNKRIHTNAAIKHPFISLQNLKLHHKNTKYYQLSKQCQYDATQYAQTLNNSMPPERRYGLWSPNYYHGPIMNNFTDGYEVEKVIEQMNDLHIEKSTEEVKVTHEATSHQEPAGHEDLPHLRDSTCHTKSRRKMVTTRLDNYQTSKTSMSPQFSKSDRCFSNLLFIRKQTPDPAIKHGHKEIAIINTVSLYPGKFNVEDHTALKKLETKTKKNSTAPPMGRVRDCKDKWMTDIEEQGDQDVRVAASHIMAYFTDSTSDLTQTR